From a single Okeanomitos corallinicola TIOX110 genomic region:
- a CDS encoding DUF2499 domain-containing protein — protein sequence MHTLSIPTWIIHVSSVIEWIVAIWLIWRYGELTENRSWWGLSFAMLPALISAMCACTWHYFDNSESLEWLVTLQATMTLVGNFTLWAAAVWIWRSTKSANTIEPETIKSEQ from the coding sequence ATGCACACCCTTTCTATTCCCACCTGGATAATTCATGTTTCTAGCGTCATTGAGTGGATAGTCGCCATTTGGTTAATTTGGAGATACGGTGAATTAACAGAAAACCGTAGTTGGTGGGGTTTATCCTTCGCCATGCTACCAGCTTTAATTAGTGCTATGTGTGCTTGTACCTGGCATTATTTCGACAACTCCGAATCTTTAGAATGGTTAGTCACCCTCCAAGCTACCATGACCTTAGTCGGTAATTTTACTCTATGGGCTGCTGCCGTGTGGATTTGGCGTTCTACCAAGTCTGCAAACACCATTGAACCAGAAACCATTAAATCAGAACAATGA
- a CDS encoding S-layer homology domain-containing protein, whose amino-acid sequence MFTLNRLQSKTALLMALTVSAGSIAPLMTPAPSLAQTNFSDVSSNYWASQFIQQLSQRGVIAGFPDGTFRPEEPVTRAQFAAMINKAFSKSAQRQPVNFNDVASSYWAYGAIRQAYSIGFLSGYPGNVFRPNQNIPREQVLVSLANGLEYAPMSNTETTLQYYNDSFNISGYARTPIAAATERAIVVNYPNVKFLNPTVTATRAQVAAFIYQALVSTNQVAAINSPYIVALQTTPPPITTVTIPQGTVIPVKYEQAQKILVTKEETAPLTLTTSQNVITQDGTVVIPAGSQVIGELRPAQGGSQFMAQKLVLTNGQEYNLSASSGVITKVETVRKGSSTGSIIKNTVLGASAAAAISAVTGDRAIATEEVLGGAGIGALIGLFFGKSSVDLIAIEPNTDLEMTINQNLLVSLQ is encoded by the coding sequence ATGTTTACTTTAAATCGTTTACAATCTAAGACAGCTTTATTGATGGCTTTAACTGTCTCTGCTGGTAGTATAGCACCTTTAATGACACCTGCGCCATCTTTGGCACAAACCAATTTTTCTGATGTTTCATCTAATTATTGGGCATCACAATTTATTCAACAATTATCTCAACGGGGTGTAATTGCTGGGTTTCCTGATGGTACATTTCGTCCTGAAGAACCGGTGACACGCGCCCAATTTGCGGCGATGATTAATAAGGCTTTTAGTAAGTCTGCACAACGTCAGCCTGTTAATTTTAATGATGTAGCTAGTAGTTATTGGGCTTATGGTGCAATTAGACAAGCCTATTCTATCGGTTTCTTGTCGGGATATCCTGGGAATGTTTTTAGACCTAATCAAAATATCCCCCGTGAGCAGGTTTTAGTTTCTTTGGCTAATGGCTTGGAATATGCTCCGATGAGCAATACTGAAACCACTTTGCAATATTACAATGACTCTTTTAATATTTCTGGCTATGCACGGACTCCTATCGCTGCGGCTACTGAGAGGGCAATTGTAGTTAATTATCCTAATGTTAAGTTTCTCAATCCTACTGTGACTGCTACTAGAGCGCAGGTAGCGGCGTTTATTTATCAAGCGTTGGTTAGCACTAATCAAGTGGCGGCTATTAATTCACCCTATATCGTTGCATTGCAAACTACTCCACCACCAATTACTACTGTAACTATTCCTCAAGGAACTGTAATTCCGGTGAAGTATGAACAAGCACAGAAAATTCTGGTGACAAAGGAGGAAACTGCACCTTTAACTTTGACAACTTCCCAAAATGTAATTACCCAAGATGGTACTGTGGTAATTCCTGCTGGTAGTCAGGTAATTGGTGAACTCAGACCGGCTCAAGGTGGTTCTCAGTTTATGGCACAAAAGTTAGTTTTGACTAATGGCCAAGAATATAATTTGAGTGCTTCTTCTGGTGTGATTACTAAGGTGGAAACTGTGAGAAAAGGAAGTAGCACAGGTTCAATTATTAAGAATACTGTGTTGGGTGCAAGTGCGGCTGCGGCTATATCTGCGGTGACAGGCGATCGCGCTATTGCCACTGAGGAAGTTCTTGGTGGTGCTGGTATTGGGGCTTTAATTGGTCTTTTCTTTGGTAAGAGTAGTGTAGATTTAATTGCGATTGAACCTAACACAGATTTAGAAATGACTATTAATCAAAATCTGTTAGTTTCTTTGCAATAG
- a CDS encoding response regulator transcription factor, with amino-acid sequence MYTTELTKYSAKADIGKSSRILVVEDEELIREMLVVALAEEGYEVITATDGRYALEHLKNYETELGEPAFDLVVLDLMLPQINGLDICRLIRHQGNSVPILILSAKASETDRVLGLEVGADDYLTKPFSMREMVARCRALLRRQRLSNMPLVPVLKYKDISLNPQECRVLVREQEVNLSPKEFRLLELFMSYTRRVWSREQLLDQVWGPDFVGDSKTVDVHIRWLREKLEQDPSHPEYIVTVRGFGYRFG; translated from the coding sequence ATGTATACCACTGAACTAACTAAATATTCTGCAAAAGCAGATATTGGCAAATCCAGCCGCATCCTAGTAGTGGAAGATGAAGAACTCATCCGAGAAATGCTAGTTGTGGCTTTAGCAGAAGAAGGTTATGAGGTAATTACTGCTACTGATGGAAGATATGCCTTAGAACATCTTAAAAATTATGAGACAGAACTAGGTGAACCCGCTTTTGATTTAGTAGTTTTAGACTTGATGCTACCGCAAATCAACGGATTAGATATATGCCGTCTCATCCGTCATCAAGGAAACTCAGTACCCATACTGATTCTGAGTGCTAAAGCCAGTGAAACCGACCGAGTTTTGGGTTTAGAAGTGGGAGCAGACGACTACTTGACTAAACCTTTTAGTATGCGGGAAATGGTGGCTAGATGTCGTGCTTTGCTACGTCGTCAGCGCCTCAGTAATATGCCTTTGGTACCCGTACTTAAATACAAAGATATTAGTTTAAACCCCCAGGAATGTCGGGTATTAGTGAGAGAACAAGAGGTAAATTTATCACCGAAAGAATTCCGTTTATTGGAATTATTTATGAGTTATACTCGTCGTGTCTGGTCACGAGAACAACTACTAGATCAAGTTTGGGGTCCAGATTTTGTTGGTGACAGCAAAACTGTAGATGTGCATATCCGCTGGCTACGAGAAAAGTTAGAACAAGATCCCAGTCATCCAGAATATATTGTGACTGTGAGAGGTTTTGGCTATAGATTTGGTTAA
- a CDS encoding conjugal transfer protein TrbI, with protein sequence MNSIIRWKSSTAALMAMAITTATVTPLFTFAPAQAQFNLNQSRSVTIPANVTLPVTYEKEKVIVQPGETTPLTLRIANDIIDNNRNVLIPRGTEIIGELQPVNVDNGYYNNDNKQGVRFVARELVFTSGRRQQIFANSRTISETERISQGTDTGRILTDAAIGAGAATVISLLTGNKKIETLEPIGGAAAGALASVLLRKKQADVFVLRPEEDLDITLQSNLVLSRY encoded by the coding sequence ATGAATAGTATTATACGTTGGAAATCTAGCACTGCTGCATTGATGGCAATGGCCATTACTACAGCTACAGTTACACCTTTATTTACCTTTGCTCCTGCTCAAGCACAATTTAATCTTAATCAATCTCGTTCTGTAACAATTCCAGCCAATGTTACCTTACCTGTCACCTACGAAAAGGAAAAGGTAATTGTGCAACCAGGGGAAACTACGCCTCTGACATTAAGAATAGCTAACGACATCATAGACAACAACAGAAATGTTTTAATTCCTCGCGGAACTGAAATTATTGGTGAATTGCAACCAGTTAATGTAGATAATGGTTATTACAACAACGACAATAAACAAGGTGTACGTTTTGTAGCTAGAGAATTAGTCTTTACTTCTGGTAGAAGACAACAAATTTTTGCTAACTCTCGTACCATTTCTGAAACCGAAAGAATTTCTCAAGGTACTGATACTGGACGGATATTAACTGATGCGGCAATAGGTGCGGGTGCTGCTACAGTAATTTCACTGTTAACAGGTAACAAGAAAATTGAAACCTTAGAACCCATTGGTGGTGCTGCTGCCGGTGCTTTAGCAAGTGTGCTGTTAAGAAAAAAACAAGCTGATGTCTTCGTTTTGCGTCCAGAAGAAGATTTAGACATCACTTTACAGTCAAATTTGGTACTGTCTCGTTACTAG
- a CDS encoding DUF3593 domain-containing protein, which translates to MISKETLFALSLFPYLGFLWFISRSPQMPRLALYGFYGTLVFVGVTIPAGIYAKIHYQEQLANIDWLHGSAEVFLTLANILLVLGFRQAVKNLENSKSDQES; encoded by the coding sequence ATGATATCAAAAGAAACCCTATTTGCCCTTTCCTTGTTTCCCTACTTGGGTTTCTTGTGGTTTATCAGCCGCAGTCCACAAATGCCACGTTTAGCCCTTTATGGATTTTATGGCACATTGGTATTTGTGGGCGTAACCATCCCAGCGGGAATTTATGCCAAAATTCACTATCAAGAACAACTAGCCAACATAGACTGGTTACATGGAAGCGCAGAAGTATTTTTAACCCTAGCTAATATTTTGCTAGTCTTAGGTTTTCGCCAAGCAGTCAAAAATTTAGAAAATAGCAAAAGTGACCAGGAATCATGA
- a CDS encoding Crp/Fnr family transcriptional regulator codes for MTFSTIQTLKPTDNKQLAQQLFTARSVIPVRNDVLWRIDRGIVRTLTWNEEGTFTTLGYWGVGDVVGYALSKVQPYQIQCLTSVEARIIPPDLWHEDIKALLSHIQQGEELLSILHQKPTSLKLWHFLLWLSEKFGRDIEHGKLVDLNITHQDISEVLNTTRVTVTRLLQRFESEGKILRHKRSIVLNLPTKLTKI; via the coding sequence ATGACCTTTTCTACAATTCAGACGCTCAAACCTACTGACAACAAACAATTGGCTCAACAATTGTTCACCGCTAGGTCAGTAATTCCCGTAAGAAATGATGTATTATGGCGAATTGATCGGGGTATAGTTCGCACCTTAACTTGGAACGAAGAAGGAACATTTACCACACTAGGTTATTGGGGTGTAGGAGATGTAGTTGGCTACGCTTTGTCAAAAGTACAACCCTATCAAATCCAATGTTTGACAAGCGTTGAGGCAAGAATTATACCTCCCGATCTTTGGCATGAAGATATCAAGGCACTGTTATCTCACATCCAACAAGGGGAAGAACTTTTAAGCATTTTGCATCAAAAACCAACTTCATTAAAATTGTGGCATTTTTTACTGTGGTTAAGTGAGAAATTTGGGCGTGATATAGAACATGGTAAATTGGTAGATTTAAATATCACGCATCAAGATATCTCAGAAGTATTGAACACAACGAGAGTCACAGTGACAAGATTACTACAAAGATTTGAATCTGAAGGAAAAATATTACGCCATAAACGTAGTATTGTCCTAAATTTACCGACTAAGTTAACTAAAATTTAA
- the phoU gene encoding phosphate signaling complex protein PhoU, whose amino-acid sequence MKAVFYYPNSDPDPGNLESERAIRSLERDVLRMGALVEQSFRLSHQALFERDLTAAEELPRLDKKIDRFYRQIESDCTSIMISQAATTQDLRCLSAFMQLVRDLERIGDYAKDLAKIAIKIFPYPPHPCLTEIAVMSLHAQAMLATSLVALADLDEINGRRIKFLDDVVDHAYDKLYQILAYQRDVPGIIEPILLLTLAIRCLERMADHATNIGQRVAYIVTGQR is encoded by the coding sequence GTGAAAGCTGTTTTTTATTATCCCAACTCTGATCCCGATCCCGGAAACCTAGAATCAGAACGCGCTATTAGAAGTTTAGAACGTGATGTACTGCGGATGGGAGCTTTAGTAGAACAATCTTTTCGGCTTAGTCACCAGGCATTGTTTGAACGTGATTTAACTGCCGCTGAAGAACTCCCTCGACTAGACAAGAAAATTGACCGCTTCTATAGACAGATAGAATCTGATTGCACATCTATTATGATATCTCAAGCCGCTACTACTCAGGACTTACGATGTTTGAGTGCTTTTATGCAATTAGTAAGAGATTTAGAAAGAATTGGCGACTATGCCAAAGATTTAGCTAAAATTGCCATTAAAATATTTCCTTATCCACCTCATCCTTGCCTAACAGAAATTGCGGTCATGTCTCTCCATGCCCAAGCAATGTTAGCAACCAGCTTAGTAGCTTTAGCAGATTTAGATGAAATTAATGGACGACGTATTAAATTTTTAGATGATGTTGTAGATCATGCTTATGATAAGTTATATCAAATCTTAGCATATCAGCGGGACGTTCCCGGCATCATCGAGCCAATTTTGCTGTTAACACTAGCTATTCGATGTTTAGAAAGAATGGCAGATCACGCTACTAATATTGGTCAGAGAGTAGCATACATTGTTACAGGTCAACGTTAA
- a CDS encoding iron uptake porin yields the protein MTKQFWNVLKVSPVIAATLLSANSALANEVQESVTSVAQLSQQTDNIGQVTSVSQFSDVQPTDWAFQALQSLVERYGCIAGYPNGTYRGNRALTRYEFAAGLNACLDRVNELIATATADMVSKQDLATLQRLQEEFSAELATLRGRVDALEARTAELEANQFSTTTKLKGEAIFSLDQVFGDQVAGGGDLESNTTFSDRVRLSLESSFTGSDTLQMRMSAGNFIQNNDVTGTRMTRLGFAEETGNNIEFDKINYAFNFGEKIRVKVDAAGAEMYENINSFNPDFKSSGTGAISRYGRFSPIYRQGNGGAGVTVQLNPKGAFTLSAAYLAPDNPNDPDQKNGIFDGSSTIFGQLEFKPSKAFNIGFTYARSYERGGFVDLTNSTGGLNARRPFGNVATTSDNYGVQASFQPSSRIAVGGWAGYTNAQSEVSDSDADLFYWAATLAVRDLGREGNTLGLIFGQPPKVTGANGTATEDSDTSYHLEGLYKMRLTDNIMITPGLLVIFNPEHDNSNDTIYVGTLRTTFKF from the coding sequence ATGACAAAACAATTTTGGAATGTTCTGAAAGTTAGTCCTGTAATTGCAGCAACTTTACTGTCTGCTAACAGTGCTTTAGCTAACGAAGTTCAAGAATCAGTAACCAGCGTTGCTCAGTTATCCCAACAGACAGATAATATAGGCCAAGTAACATCTGTTTCTCAGTTTTCCGACGTACAACCCACAGACTGGGCGTTTCAAGCATTACAGTCCTTAGTTGAACGTTACGGTTGTATTGCAGGTTATCCCAACGGTACATACCGTGGTAATCGTGCCTTAACCCGTTATGAATTTGCTGCTGGTTTGAATGCTTGTTTAGACCGTGTTAACGAATTAATCGCTACAGCAACCGCTGACATGGTAAGTAAGCAAGATTTAGCTACCTTACAGCGTTTACAAGAAGAATTTTCTGCTGAATTAGCTACTCTTCGTGGTCGTGTAGATGCTTTAGAAGCTCGTACCGCTGAGTTAGAAGCTAATCAGTTTTCCACCACTACCAAGTTGAAAGGGGAAGCTATTTTCTCGCTTGATCAAGTATTTGGTGATCAGGTTGCTGGTGGTGGTGATTTAGAATCAAACACAACCTTTTCTGACCGTGTACGTTTAAGCTTAGAAAGTAGCTTCACAGGTTCAGACACTTTGCAGATGCGAATGAGTGCTGGTAACTTCATCCAAAACAACGACGTTACTGGTACAAGAATGACCCGGTTGGGCTTTGCTGAAGAAACTGGCAACAACATTGAATTTGATAAAATCAACTACGCCTTTAACTTTGGTGAAAAAATCCGTGTCAAGGTTGATGCTGCTGGTGCGGAAATGTACGAAAACATCAACTCCTTTAACCCTGATTTCAAGAGTAGTGGTACAGGTGCTATCTCTCGTTACGGACGTTTCAGCCCCATCTATCGTCAAGGTAATGGTGGCGCTGGTGTAACTGTACAATTGAATCCTAAAGGTGCATTTACATTAAGTGCAGCTTATTTAGCACCTGATAACCCCAATGATCCTGATCAGAAGAACGGGATTTTTGATGGTAGCAGTACCATTTTTGGTCAGTTAGAATTCAAACCCAGCAAAGCTTTCAATATTGGTTTCACCTATGCTCGTAGTTATGAGCGCGGTGGCTTTGTAGACCTTACCAACAGCACAGGTGGTCTCAATGCTCGTAGACCGTTTGGTAACGTTGCTACCACATCTGACAACTACGGTGTACAAGCTTCTTTCCAACCTAGCTCTAGAATAGCTGTTGGTGGTTGGGCTGGTTACACTAACGCTCAAAGTGAAGTCAGTGACTCAGATGCAGACTTGTTCTACTGGGCTGCTACTTTAGCGGTAAGAGACTTGGGTAGAGAAGGTAATACATTGGGTCTGATTTTTGGTCAACCACCTAAAGTTACAGGTGCTAATGGTACTGCAACAGAAGATTCTGACACTTCTTACCACTTAGAAGGTCTGTACAAAATGAGACTAACCGACAACATCATGATCACTCCTGGTTTGTTGGTAATCTTCAATCCAGAACATGATAACAGCAACGATACTATTTACGTTGGTACTCTGCGTACTACCTTCAAGTTCTAA
- the csaB gene encoding polysaccharide pyruvyl transferase CsaB, with amino-acid sequence MRVLLSGYYGKGNGGDEALLATLLQMLPPHVTPVVLSGNPQETSLRYGVESYNRMSLLEIIKALRSCDAYIWGGGSLIQDVTSSISPFYYGGLMAIAQVMGLKTIAWGQGIGPLLRPQTRWLARRNFAGCVKVSVRDSQSSALLSNWNIPHILAPDPVWALASKPVPELADFPKSRIAVTLRNHQQLTETRLANLTQALVNLQTATQAFILLIPFQKSEDLEIAEQIKLQLTNNSQILCLEAPELLKGAFQDVNMVIGMRLHSLIMAASEGCRCFALSYDPKINRLMEDLQIPGWDLENIPDDVNLISQTWIDFYQNSDKLSSEKIQSLLDQTLLHQELLKTALTD; translated from the coding sequence ATGCGAGTTTTATTATCTGGGTATTACGGTAAAGGTAACGGTGGTGATGAGGCTTTGTTAGCCACACTTTTACAGATGTTACCACCTCATGTTACTCCTGTGGTACTTTCTGGAAATCCTCAAGAAACAAGTTTACGTTATGGTGTGGAAAGTTACAACCGCATGAGTTTGTTGGAAATAATTAAAGCTTTGCGTTCTTGTGATGCTTACATCTGGGGTGGTGGTAGTTTAATTCAAGATGTCACCAGTTCTATTAGTCCTTTTTATTATGGGGGATTAATGGCGATCGCACAAGTTATGGGTTTAAAAACTATCGCTTGGGGACAGGGAATAGGGCCTTTATTACGTCCCCAAACTCGTTGGTTAGCAAGGAGAAATTTTGCTGGTTGTGTGAAAGTGAGTGTTAGAGATAGTCAAAGTTCTGCATTATTATCTAATTGGAATATACCCCATATTCTTGCACCTGATCCCGTTTGGGCATTAGCATCAAAACCAGTCCCAGAATTAGCAGATTTCCCTAAATCCAGAATAGCAGTTACGCTCAGAAATCATCAGCAATTAACAGAAACTAGATTGGCAAATTTAACTCAGGCTTTAGTAAATTTACAAACAGCAACCCAAGCATTTATCTTATTAATTCCCTTTCAAAAAAGCGAAGATTTAGAAATAGCTGAACAGATAAAATTACAATTAACCAATAATAGTCAAATCCTCTGTTTAGAAGCACCTGAATTATTAAAAGGTGCATTTCAGGATGTAAATATGGTAATAGGAATGAGATTACATAGTTTAATCATGGCTGCTAGTGAAGGTTGTCGCTGTTTTGCTTTGAGTTATGATCCTAAAATTAACCGTTTAATGGAAGATTTACAAATACCAGGATGGGATTTAGAAAATATCCCTGATGACGTCAATTTGATTAGTCAAACCTGGATTGATTTTTATCAAAATAGTGATAAATTATCAAGTGAAAAAATACAATCTTTACTAGATCAAACATTATTGCATCAGGAATTATTAAAAACAGCACTGACAGATTGA
- a CDS encoding PAS domain-containing sensor histidine kinase produces MFLLGFLLGLAVGFGFWLWQQVQLNDYLEQIIKPLSSHTNKVSLPLLPFSRTLSDRLFQEMSTAKQNQQDLYLSLEVYKQLLDSAPLGYLQVDEENQLLWCNNQAKEILHLQRWQPGQVRLLLELVRSYELDQLIEQTRDWQKSQVREWVFHPSRDHGQVMLELKSLAVAASSFPLPGGQVGVFLENRQPLLDINQQRDRSFSDLAHELRTPLTSIRLVAETLQNRLSPPLDGWVNRLMQEVDRLINLVQSWLELTQMETNSTMLLHLETVEVRSLITSVWETLEPLAKYQNIKISYSGLENACIRADKSRMHQVFMNLLDNCIKYSLPDTSIHIQINLISAGEFIPKDIQSQLLEINIIDSGNGFADSDLPHIFERFYRGDKARQHKSVHESKMTTSINGSGLGLAIVRQIISAHGGAIKAMNHPEIGGAWIQIHIPEVMSKLPSQDYS; encoded by the coding sequence ATGTTTTTATTGGGATTTTTGCTGGGTTTGGCTGTTGGCTTTGGTTTTTGGTTATGGCAGCAAGTTCAACTAAACGATTACTTGGAGCAAATCATTAAACCTTTAAGCTCCCATACTAATAAAGTATCCTTGCCGTTGCTTCCTTTTTCAAGGACTTTGAGCGATCGCTTATTCCAGGAAATGTCAACAGCAAAGCAAAATCAGCAAGATTTATACTTGTCTTTAGAAGTATACAAGCAACTACTTGACTCTGCACCCCTAGGGTACTTACAAGTAGATGAAGAAAATCAGTTATTATGGTGTAATAACCAAGCCAAGGAAATTTTGCACTTACAAAGGTGGCAACCAGGGCAAGTACGCTTATTGTTAGAGTTAGTCAGGTCCTATGAACTTGATCAGTTAATTGAACAGACTCGTGACTGGCAAAAGTCCCAAGTCAGAGAATGGGTTTTTCACCCTTCCCGTGATCATGGACAAGTCATGTTAGAGTTAAAGTCATTAGCTGTAGCGGCTTCCAGTTTTCCCTTACCAGGAGGACAAGTCGGCGTTTTTCTGGAAAACCGTCAACCGTTGCTGGATATTAACCAACAGCGAGATCGATCTTTTTCTGATTTAGCTCACGAATTGAGAACTCCTCTCACTTCCATTCGTCTGGTAGCAGAAACCTTGCAAAACCGTTTATCTCCTCCTTTGGATGGTTGGGTTAACCGCCTAATGCAGGAAGTAGATAGGTTAATTAATTTGGTTCAAAGCTGGTTAGAACTAACCCAGATGGAAACCAACTCCACTATGTTATTACATCTAGAAACAGTGGAAGTGCGATCGCTAATCACATCTGTTTGGGAAACACTAGAACCATTAGCAAAATATCAAAATATCAAAATCTCCTATTCTGGTCTAGAAAATGCCTGTATTCGCGCAGATAAATCTCGGATGCACCAGGTATTTATGAATTTATTAGATAACTGTATTAAATATAGCTTGCCTGATACAAGTATTCACATTCAAATAAACCTAATTTCTGCTGGCGAATTTATTCCTAAAGATATTCAATCACAACTATTAGAAATTAATATCATAGACTCAGGTAATGGCTTTGCTGATTCAGATTTACCCCACATTTTTGAACGCTTTTACCGGGGAGATAAAGCCAGACAACATAAATCTGTGCATGAAAGCAAAATGACAACATCAATTAACGGTAGTGGCTTAGGTTTAGCCATTGTCAGACAAATAATTTCAGCCCACGGTGGTGCAATTAAAGCCATGAATCACCCCGAAATTGGAGGTGCTTGGATACAAATTCACATTCCCGAAGTAATGTCAAAGTTACCTAGCCAGGACTATAGTTAA
- the hisA gene encoding 1-(5-phosphoribosyl)-5-[(5-phosphoribosylamino)methylideneamino]imidazole-4-carboxamide isomerase: MEVLPAIDLLEGRCVRLYKGDYAQSQVFSENPAETAKMWADQGATRLHLVDLDGAKAGKIVNLAAIEAICNAVSIPIEVGGGLRDRSSVTQLFNLGVQWAILGTVAVEKPQLVQELCQEFPQQIIVGIDARNGLVATRGWLETSEVLATQLATQMQELGAAAIIYTDINRDGTLEGPNLDALRELASAISIPIIASGGVSSVTDLLSLLALEPQGVTGVIVGKALYTGDILLTEALKAIGPGRIQDIPPNLDFSSFA; encoded by the coding sequence ATGGAAGTATTACCAGCAATAGATTTACTAGAAGGTCGTTGTGTCCGACTATATAAAGGAGACTATGCACAATCCCAAGTCTTCAGCGAAAACCCTGCCGAAACTGCTAAAATGTGGGCTGACCAAGGTGCAACTAGATTGCATTTAGTAGACTTAGATGGGGCAAAAGCAGGTAAAATCGTCAACCTAGCTGCTATTGAAGCAATTTGTAACGCTGTTTCCATACCCATAGAAGTTGGTGGAGGTTTACGCGATCGCTCCAGTGTGACACAATTATTTAATCTTGGTGTCCAGTGGGCAATTCTGGGAACAGTTGCAGTAGAAAAACCCCAGTTAGTCCAAGAACTCTGTCAAGAATTTCCCCAACAAATTATAGTCGGTATAGATGCCCGTAACGGTTTAGTTGCTACCCGTGGTTGGTTAGAAACCTCGGAAGTTTTAGCCACCCAACTGGCTACCCAAATGCAAGAACTTGGTGCAGCAGCCATCATTTACACCGACATCAACCGCGATGGTACATTAGAAGGACCCAATTTAGACGCATTACGAGAACTCGCATCTGCAATTTCCATCCCCATCATCGCTTCCGGTGGTGTCAGTTCTGTGACTGACTTATTAAGTTTATTAGCATTAGAACCCCAAGGAGTCACAGGTGTAATTGTTGGTAAAGCCCTGTACACTGGCGATATTCTCCTCACAGAAGCCTTAAAAGCAATTGGTCCTGGACGCATTCAAGATATCCCACCAAATTTAGATTTTTCTAGTTTTGCATAA